One genomic region from Deltaproteobacteria bacterium encodes:
- a CDS encoding ABC transporter substrate-binding protein, with product MPVCEHYYRLRIKKGNPQAESSVWGFFFVAGISREFDVTMLRKTILTSLFLTLCLVLSACLLSVCRADKNAQLFTAPAGDAHRRSPEAQRVVSMAPNITETIFALECGDRLVGVTDFCLFPVEASAIPKVGAYYNPNLERLTALRPDLVVLQGKHEKVDAFCRAKGIGVLHVAMDSISSIYGGIVDLGKALQCPERAENLCTGIRKELKSVRSDVAGFARHKVFICLGRAPAGLTSLYTAGGPSFISEILQIAGGDNVFQDVTLPYPEASKESLIKRAPEVIIEIRPGENLSDQRKKQMIAEWDILRGVPGVAHHRVYVLTEDFLLVPGPRVGLAARFLARTLHQEIQDGS from the coding sequence GTGCCGGTATGTGAACACTATTACAGGTTGAGGATAAAAAAGGGAAATCCCCAGGCTGAATCATCGGTCTGGGGATTTTTTTTTGTTGCCGGCATTTCAAGAGAATTCGACGTGACGATGCTTCGCAAGACCATACTTACAAGCCTTTTCTTGACCTTATGCCTTGTCTTGTCTGCCTGCTTATTGTCCGTGTGCCGGGCTGACAAAAACGCCCAACTTTTCACAGCACCCGCCGGCGATGCACACAGGCGTAGCCCGGAAGCGCAACGCGTCGTTTCCATGGCCCCCAACATCACGGAGACTATCTTTGCATTAGAGTGTGGAGATCGCCTGGTAGGGGTAACCGATTTCTGCTTATTCCCCGTTGAAGCGAGTGCCATACCAAAGGTGGGGGCATACTATAATCCCAATCTGGAAAGGCTTACCGCCTTGCGTCCCGACCTCGTGGTCTTACAGGGAAAACACGAAAAGGTGGATGCCTTTTGCCGGGCCAAGGGCATTGGCGTCCTGCATGTTGCCATGGACAGTATCTCATCTATCTATGGCGGTATTGTCGATCTGGGTAAAGCGCTTCAATGTCCAGAACGTGCCGAGAACCTATGCACCGGCATTCGCAAGGAGCTGAAGTCTGTTCGGAGCGACGTAGCCGGTTTTGCCCGCCACAAGGTCTTTATCTGTTTGGGCCGGGCTCCTGCCGGCCTGACCAGCTTGTACACTGCAGGAGGACCGAGCTTTATCAGTGAGATACTCCAAATCGCCGGCGGGGACAATGTCTTCCAAGATGTGACACTGCCTTATCCGGAGGCATCCAAGGAGAGCTTGATCAAGCGGGCGCCGGAAGTCATTATCGAAATACGTCCTGGTGAAAATCTCTCAGATCAAAGAAAAAAGCAGATGATAGCAGAATGGGACATCCTCCGTGGCGTTCCGGGGGTTGCTCATCATAGGGTTTATGTACTTACGGAGGACTTCCTTCTTGTGCCCGGACCCCGCGTCGGACTGGCTGCACGCTTTCTGGCACGTACACTCCATCAGGAGATCCAAGATGGGTCATAA